A window of Citrus sinensis cultivar Valencia sweet orange chromosome 7, DVS_A1.0, whole genome shotgun sequence contains these coding sequences:
- the LOC102615629 gene encoding uncharacterized protein LOC102615629, whose product MDSGNSNSMQSSSGGGGDEEYDSRADSISSFLNNNSSSYPPPPAPAPAQQQHHHHHHLHQPSLFDHLSSNYNFDPLSASSSSSSRLSSSLPLNTNHHPNSLLNLDMVWSKSLRSEPNCTDLGGLFVPSSSSSATAFPALHVSPREGGTESVSSKAPSFLATAPGPGLNIDQSHINLNNSSNQHSTMMVRNPKKRSRASRRAPTTVLTTDTTNFRAMVQEFTGIPAPPFTSSHFPRTRLDLFGNSSSTSSSLMMRSTIGSHLDSSLPQPPSSYNLLRPFAQKLINPIPFSTSNNSSIFIDAIASASTSTPNATATTTSTNINYQQLPSHQQNLFGMNMQHNNPILNLHSLLQVPPKYPLANSPILETKPPPPPPPPQGSSLEELGLSHAAAVSASHLNTNLMSGLQSLVSSSDNNNSPTSWHGHGTGTGATAAVGSNENEEATAGLFANGKLSRFSQASSEFHRDKGQESVNVAAATTRTEGMVESWICSSD is encoded by the coding sequence ATGGATTCTGGTAATAGCAATAGTATGCAATCTTCaagtggtggtggtggtgatgaaGAGTATGATTCACGCGCTGACtccatttcttctttcttgaaTAATAACTCATCAAGTTACCCCCCACCGCCGGCGCCGGCACCGGCGCAGCAGcagcaccaccaccaccaccaccttcACCAGCCTTCTTTGTTTGACCATTTGTCATCAAACTACAACTTTGATCCTTTATCAGcatcatcctcatcatcatcaagatTATCATCATCACTACCACTCAATACAAACCATCACCCAAATTCTCTCCTTAATCTTGATATGGTTTGGTCCAAAAGCTTAAGATCTGAGCCCAATTGCACCGATCTTGGTGGGTTGTTTGTTCCCTCCTCTTCGTCGTCAGCAACTGCTTTTCCAGCTTTACACGTTTCTCCTCGAGAAGGAGGAACTGAAAGCGTGTCATCAAAAGCTCCATCTTTTTTAGCGACGGCTCCAGGGCCTGGTCTAAATATCGACCAATCCCATATCAACCTTAACAACAGCAGCAACCAGCACAGTACTATGATGGTTCGGAACCCGAAAAAGAGATCAAGGGCTTCAAGGCGTGCTCCAACAACTGTGCTCACAACAGATACTACCAACTTTAGAGCTATGGTTCAAGAATTCACTGGGATTCCTGCACCACCCTTTACATCTTCACATTTCCCAAGAACAAGGCTTGATCTATTTGGTAATTCTTCATCAACTTCTTCTAGCTTGATGATGAGATCAACTATAGGTTCCCATCTGGATTCTTCACTGCCACAACCACCTTCTTCTTATAATCTTTTGAGACCATTCGCTCAAAAACTTATCAACCCAATCCCATTTTCTACCTCTAATAATAGTTCCATATTTATTGATGCTATTGCTTCTGCTTCTACTTCTACTCCTAATGCTACTGCTACGACTACCTCTACTAACATTAACTACCAACAACTACCTTCTCATCAACAAAATCTTTTCGGTATGAACATGCAACATAATAATCCAATTCTCAACTTACACTCACTCCTTCAAGTCCCCCCAAAATACCCACTTGCAAATTCCCCCATACTTGAAACcaaaccaccaccaccaccaccaccaccacaagGCAGCTCTTTAGAGGAGCTTGGATTAAGTCATGCTGCTGCTGTTAGTGCCTCCCATCTTAACACAAACCTAATGAGTGGACTTCAAAGCTTAGTGTCATCATCAGACAACAACAACAGTCCTACAAGCTGGCATGGCCATGGGACTGGAACCGGCGCAACGGCTGCCGTGGGgtcaaatgaaaatgaagaagcaACAGCCGGGCTATTTGCAAATGGGAAACTGAGCAGATTCTCACAAGCTTCATCAGAATTTCATAGAGACAAGGGACAGGAGAGTGTGAATGTGGCGGCCGCTACAACAAGAACTGAAGGTATGGTGGAATCATGGATATGTTCCTCGGAttaa
- the LOC102615930 gene encoding uncharacterized protein LOC102615930 isoform X1: MKSETLTLVLVNFAAIMERADESMLPGVYKEVGAALHTDPTGLGSLTLFRSIVQSFCYPLAAYLSAHHNRAHVIALGAFLWAAATFLVAFSSTFFQVAVSRGLNGIGLAIVIPAIQSLVADSTDETNRGMAFGWLQLTGYLGSVLGGFCSVLIASTSFMGIPGWRLAFHLVGLISVIVGVLVHVYANDPRCLAKDGTKIDHKPRRPFWADIKDLITDAKMVIKIPTFQIIVAQGVFGSFSGSAFAFAAMWLELIGFSHKLTAFLMTLFVIAFCLGGLFGGKMGDILAQRLPDSGRVILSQISAASVIPTAAVLLLVLPDDPSTAFLHGLALFIMGLCMSWNAPATNNPIFAEIVPERCRTSIYALDQSFESIPSSFAPAVVGILAQHVYGYKPIPQDASNSVEIETDRENAASLAKAIYAAMSIPMAICCIIYSFLYCSYPNDRVKATTDALKESEMQKLVADSIEKCCHVHVLEVEMNAKEEKGDRIDREHEGEQKSLLSH, encoded by the exons ATGAAATCAGAGACTTTAACATTAGTTCTAGTGAACTTTGCAGCAATAATGGAGAGAGCTGATGAATCGATGCTACCAGGAGTGTACAAAGAAGTTGGTGCTGCTCTGCATACAGATCCCACTGGACTGGGCTCGCTCACTCTGTTTAGATCAATTGTTCAATCTTTTTGTTACCCTTTGGCTGCTTACTTATCTGCGCATCACAATCGTGCCCATGTCATTGCTCTTGGTGCTTTTCTCTGGGCTGCTGCCACATTTCTCGTCGCCTTTTCCTCCACTTTCTTTCAG GTAGCAGTTTCAAGAGGCTTGAATGGTATAGGACTAGCCATTGTGATTCCTGCAATTCAATCACTTGTTGCAGATTCAACTGATGAAACCAACCGCGGGATGGCCTTTGGATGGCTACAACTAACAGGATACCTCGGCTCAGTCCTTGGGGGATTCTGTTCAGTACTGATAGCTTCAACATCATTCATGGGGATCCCCGGCTGGAGACTTGCTTTTCACTTGGTAGGACTAATTAGTGTCATTGTTGGTGTTCTAGTTCATGTCTACGCTAATGATCCGCGTTGCTTGGCAAAGGATGGTACCAAAATAGATCATAAACCCCGTAGGCCCTTTTGGGCTGACATCAAGGACTTAATCACAGATGCGAAGATGGTAATCAAAATCCCAACATTCCAAATCATTGTGGCTCAAGGTGTATTTGGTTCATTTTCCGGGTCAGCTTTCGCGTTTGCCGCAATGTGGTTAGAACTCATTGGTTTCTCCCACAAGTTAACAGCATTTCTCATGACTCTCTTTGTCATTGCATTCTGTCTCGGGGGTCTATTCGGAGGCAAAATGGGAGACATTCTCGCCCAACGCTTACCAGATTCCGGAAGAGTTATTCTATCACAAATTAGTGCTGCCTCAGTAATTCCAACTGCTGCAGTTTTGCTGTTGGTCTTGCCTGATGATCCATCCACTGCATTCTTGCACGGCCTAGCCTTGTTCATCATGGGATTGTGCATGTCCTGGAATGCTCCCGCGACAAACAA TCCGATATTTGCAGAGATAGTTCCTGAGAGATGCAGAACAAGCATATATGCATTGGATCAATCTTTCGAGTCCATTCCATCATCATTTGCTCCGGCTGTTGTTGGGATTTTAGCTCAGCATGTGTATGGTTACAAGCCAATTCCTCAGGACGCATCAAATTCTGTAGAGATTGAAACGGATAGAGAGAATGCAGCATCACTTGCCAAGGCAATTTATGCGGCAATGAGCATTCCGATGGCTATATGTTGCATCATCTACTCTTTCCTGTATTGCTCTTACCCTAATGACCGTGTGAAAGCAACAACGGATGCACTGAAAGAGTCAGAAATGCAGAAGTTAGTGGCTGATTCGATTGAAAAATGTTGTCATGTTCATGTTTTGGAAGTGGAGATGAATGCTAAGGAAGAAAAAGGAGATAGAATTGATAGGGAACATGAAGGAGAGCAAAAGTCTTTGCTTTCTCATTAG
- the LOC102615930 gene encoding uncharacterized protein LOC102615930 isoform X3 — protein MKSETLTLVLVNFAAIMERADESMLPGVYKEVGAALHTDPTGLGSLTLFRSIVQSFCYPLAAYLSAHHNRAHVIALGAFLWAAATFLVAFSSTFFQVAVSRGLNGIGLAIVIPAIQSLVADSTDETNRGMAFGWLQLTGYLGSVLGGFCSVLIASTSFMGIPGWRLAFHLVGLISVIVGVLVHVYANDPRCLAKDGTKIDHKPRRPFWADIKDLITDAKMVIKIPTFQIIVAQGVFGSFSGSAFAFAAMWLELIGFSHKLTAFLMTLFVIAFCLGGLFGGKMGDILAQRLPDSGRVILSQISAASVIPTAAVLLLVLPDDPSTAFLHGLALFIMGLCMSWNAPATNKDSS, from the exons ATGAAATCAGAGACTTTAACATTAGTTCTAGTGAACTTTGCAGCAATAATGGAGAGAGCTGATGAATCGATGCTACCAGGAGTGTACAAAGAAGTTGGTGCTGCTCTGCATACAGATCCCACTGGACTGGGCTCGCTCACTCTGTTTAGATCAATTGTTCAATCTTTTTGTTACCCTTTGGCTGCTTACTTATCTGCGCATCACAATCGTGCCCATGTCATTGCTCTTGGTGCTTTTCTCTGGGCTGCTGCCACATTTCTCGTCGCCTTTTCCTCCACTTTCTTTCAG GTAGCAGTTTCAAGAGGCTTGAATGGTATAGGACTAGCCATTGTGATTCCTGCAATTCAATCACTTGTTGCAGATTCAACTGATGAAACCAACCGCGGGATGGCCTTTGGATGGCTACAACTAACAGGATACCTCGGCTCAGTCCTTGGGGGATTCTGTTCAGTACTGATAGCTTCAACATCATTCATGGGGATCCCCGGCTGGAGACTTGCTTTTCACTTGGTAGGACTAATTAGTGTCATTGTTGGTGTTCTAGTTCATGTCTACGCTAATGATCCGCGTTGCTTGGCAAAGGATGGTACCAAAATAGATCATAAACCCCGTAGGCCCTTTTGGGCTGACATCAAGGACTTAATCACAGATGCGAAGATGGTAATCAAAATCCCAACATTCCAAATCATTGTGGCTCAAGGTGTATTTGGTTCATTTTCCGGGTCAGCTTTCGCGTTTGCCGCAATGTGGTTAGAACTCATTGGTTTCTCCCACAAGTTAACAGCATTTCTCATGACTCTCTTTGTCATTGCATTCTGTCTCGGGGGTCTATTCGGAGGCAAAATGGGAGACATTCTCGCCCAACGCTTACCAGATTCCGGAAGAGTTATTCTATCACAAATTAGTGCTGCCTCAGTAATTCCAACTGCTGCAGTTTTGCTGTTGGTCTTGCCTGATGATCCATCCACTGCATTCTTGCACGGCCTAGCCTTGTTCATCATGGGATTGTGCATGTCCTGGAATGCTCCCGCGACAAACAA AGATAGTTCCTGA
- the LOC102615930 gene encoding uncharacterized protein LOC102615930 isoform X2 translates to MAFGWLQLTGYLGSVLGGFCSVLIASTSFMGIPGWRLAFHLVGLISVIVGVLVHVYANDPRCLAKDGTKIDHKPRRPFWADIKDLITDAKMVIKIPTFQIIVAQGVFGSFSGSAFAFAAMWLELIGFSHKLTAFLMTLFVIAFCLGGLFGGKMGDILAQRLPDSGRVILSQISAASVIPTAAVLLLVLPDDPSTAFLHGLALFIMGLCMSWNAPATNNPIFAEIVPERCRTSIYALDQSFESIPSSFAPAVVGILAQHVYGYKPIPQDASNSVEIETDRENAASLAKAIYAAMSIPMAICCIIYSFLYCSYPNDRVKATTDALKESEMQKLVADSIEKCCHVHVLEVEMNAKEEKGDRIDREHEGEQKSLLSH, encoded by the exons ATGGCCTTTGGATGGCTACAACTAACAGGATACCTCGGCTCAGTCCTTGGGGGATTCTGTTCAGTACTGATAGCTTCAACATCATTCATGGGGATCCCCGGCTGGAGACTTGCTTTTCACTTGGTAGGACTAATTAGTGTCATTGTTGGTGTTCTAGTTCATGTCTACGCTAATGATCCGCGTTGCTTGGCAAAGGATGGTACCAAAATAGATCATAAACCCCGTAGGCCCTTTTGGGCTGACATCAAGGACTTAATCACAGATGCGAAGATGGTAATCAAAATCCCAACATTCCAAATCATTGTGGCTCAAGGTGTATTTGGTTCATTTTCCGGGTCAGCTTTCGCGTTTGCCGCAATGTGGTTAGAACTCATTGGTTTCTCCCACAAGTTAACAGCATTTCTCATGACTCTCTTTGTCATTGCATTCTGTCTCGGGGGTCTATTCGGAGGCAAAATGGGAGACATTCTCGCCCAACGCTTACCAGATTCCGGAAGAGTTATTCTATCACAAATTAGTGCTGCCTCAGTAATTCCAACTGCTGCAGTTTTGCTGTTGGTCTTGCCTGATGATCCATCCACTGCATTCTTGCACGGCCTAGCCTTGTTCATCATGGGATTGTGCATGTCCTGGAATGCTCCCGCGACAAACAA TCCGATATTTGCAGAGATAGTTCCTGAGAGATGCAGAACAAGCATATATGCATTGGATCAATCTTTCGAGTCCATTCCATCATCATTTGCTCCGGCTGTTGTTGGGATTTTAGCTCAGCATGTGTATGGTTACAAGCCAATTCCTCAGGACGCATCAAATTCTGTAGAGATTGAAACGGATAGAGAGAATGCAGCATCACTTGCCAAGGCAATTTATGCGGCAATGAGCATTCCGATGGCTATATGTTGCATCATCTACTCTTTCCTGTATTGCTCTTACCCTAATGACCGTGTGAAAGCAACAACGGATGCACTGAAAGAGTCAGAAATGCAGAAGTTAGTGGCTGATTCGATTGAAAAATGTTGTCATGTTCATGTTTTGGAAGTGGAGATGAATGCTAAGGAAGAAAAAGGAGATAGAATTGATAGGGAACATGAAGGAGAGCAAAAGTCTTTGCTTTCTCATTAG
- the LOC127898904 gene encoding uncharacterized protein LOC127898904, translating into MCQKFAEQFSGAMAPEDDMMELKSMKQGEQETLREFIKRFHRAVLDLGAFNHPQAKRDIEIEEEKAARIRRVGEEREESITREWTDQEEGPPDLGYDSAYGGLHQHSHGSRGSRPEVLPPPPTQNGANRERAVHLIDQNQDYGRYTSLKMSLDEVYEVIKDRGLLYPPSPITKLPNMRDMGRYCKFHGTHGHTTADCKDLKTQVEDLVRNRYLDEFIDETFPMVASTSEGEQSDRSLKRE; encoded by the exons atgtgccagaaATTTGCAGAGCAGTTTAGTGGGGCAATGGCACCAGaggatgacatgatggagctgaaaagCATGAAGCAGGGAgagcaagaaacccttcgggaattcatcaagaggtttcatcgtGCTGTCCTCGATttgggagccttcaaccaccctcag GCTAAGAGAGACATTGAGATTGAAGAGGAGAAGGCCGCACGGATTAGAAGGGTTGGggaggagagagaagagagcatTACCAGGGAATGGACCGATCAGGAGGAGGGACCACCAGACCTCGG gTATGACTCGGCATATGGTGGTCTTCATCAACACTCCCACGGTAGTAGAGGGAGCAGACCAGAAGTGCTGCCACCGCCTCCAACTCAGAATGGAGCAAATAGAGAAAGGGCAGTGCACCTGATCGACCAGAACCAGGACTATGGGCGGTATACTTCCTTGAAGATGTCCCTGGACGAGGTTTACGAGGTCATAAAGGATCGAGGATTGCTGTACCCCCCTTccccaataacaaagctacccaaCATGAGGGATATGGGACGctattgtaagttccatggcactCATGGCCACACCACAGCAGATTGCAAagatctcaagacccaggttgaagatttggtgagaaatcgcTATCTGGACGAGTTTATAGATGAGACCTTCCCAATGGTAGCCTCAACAAgtgaaggggagcagagtgaCAGGAGCTTGAAGCGCGAGTAG
- the LOC102616221 gene encoding uncharacterized protein LOC102616221, producing MKSENLTMALVNLAGIMERADVSLLPGVYKEVGAALHTDPIGLDSLTLFRSIVQSSCYPLAAYLFVHHNRAHVIALGAFLWATATFLVAISINFFQVAVSRGLNGVGLAIVTPAIQSLVADSTDESNRGMAFGWLQLTANVGSIIGGLCSVLTASTSFMGIPGWRIAFHLVGLISVIVGILVHLFAKDPRCSDGESRAEDQKPHKPFLSDMKDLIKEAKMVINIPSFQIIVAQGVSGSFPWSALSFAPMWLELSGFAHGSTAFLLTLFTIAGSLGGLFGGWMGDTLAKRLPNSGRIILSQISSGSAIPIAAVLLLVLPDDPSTGFMHGLVLVIMGLCISWNAPAANNPIFAEIVPERSRTTIYALDRSFESILASFAPPVVGLLGQHVYGYKPVPKAASNSAEVETDRENAASLAKALYTAIGIPMAICCFIYSFLYCTYPRDRERARMDALIESEMQKLEADNVPSLGNYYQRRFSESKELSEKEVIDIDIEYEGEESTDLDDNDKKSLLPHQAALSNLQHR from the exons atgaagTCAGAAAATTTAACGATGGCTCTAGTGAATCTTGCAGGAATAATGGAGAGAGCTGATGTGTCGTTGCTACCAGGAGTGTACAAAGAAGTTGGTGCTGCTTTGCATACAGACCCCATAGGCTTGGACTCACTCACTTTGTTTAGATCCATTGTGCAATCCTCTTGTTACCCTTTGGCTGCTTACTTGTTTGTGCATCACAATCGTGCCCATGTCATTGCTCTTGGTGCTTTTCTCTGGGCTACCGCCACCTTTCTTGTTGCTATTtccattaatttctttc AGGTGGCAGTCTCAAGAGGTTTGAATGGTGTAGGACTTGCCATTGTCACACCAGCCATTCAGTCTCTTGTTGCTGATTCCACTGATGAAAGCAACCGCGGTATGGCCTTTGGATGGTTACAACTAACAGCAAACGTTGGCTCCATCATTGGTGGACTATGCTCAGTACTAACAGCTTCAACATCATTCATGGGAATTCCCGGTTGGAGAATTGCTTTTCATCTGGTAGGACTGATAAGTGTTATAGTTGGCATATTAGTCCATCTATTTGCTAAAGATCCTCGCTGCTCAGATGGTGAGAGTAGAGCTGAAGATCAAAAACCGCATAAGCCCTTTTTATCAGATATGAAGGACTTAATCAAAGAAGCGAAGATGGTTATTAATATCCCGTCTTTCCAAATAATTGTGGCTCAAGGTGTATCTGGATCATTTCCTTGGTCAGCTTTGTCATTTGCGCCTATGTGGTTAGAACTCAGTGGTTTCGCCCATGGATCAACAGCATTTCTGCTGACCCTCTTTACAATTGCTGGTTCTCTTGGGGGTCTATTTGGTGGATGGATGGGGGATACTCTTGCCAAACGGTTACCAAATTCTGGGAGAATTATTCTCTCTCAAATCAGTTCTGGCTCTGCCATTCCTATAGCAGCTGTTTTGCTATTGGTTTTGCCTGATGATCCATCCACTGGATTCATGCATGGTCTGGTCTTGGTCATCATGGGATTGTGCATATCCTGGAATGCTCCCGCGGCAAACAA TCCAATTTTTGCAGAGATAGTTCCTGAGAGATCTCGAACAACCATCTACGCATTGGACAGATCATTCGAGTCCATACTAGCATCATTTGCTCCCCCTGTGGTTGGACTTCTGGGTCAGCATGTTTATGGCTATAAACCAGTTCCCAAAGCAGCATCAAACTCTGCGGAGGTTGAAACAGATAGAGAGAATGCAGCATCACTAGCCAAGGCACTCTACACTGCAATTGGCATTCCAATGGCTATATGTTGCTTCATCTACTCCTTCCTATATTGCACGTACCCAAGAGACCGTGAGAGAGCGAGGATGGATGCATTGATAGAATCTGAAATGCAAAAGTTAGAAGCAGATAACGTTCCTTCACTGGGGAATTACTATCAACGTCGGTTTTCAGAATCAAAAGAGCTTAGTGAAAAGGAAGTAATCGATATTGACATAGAATATGAAGGAGAGGAGAGCACTGATTTGGATGATAATGATAAGAAGTCTTTGCTTCCCCATCAAGCAGCACTCTCAAACTTACAACACAGATGA